The Chryseobacterium sp. JV274 sequence GATGAATGTATGGGTAAAATAAAAGTAACCAATAACGAGCTTAGAAAAGACCCTACAAGAAATTTCACAGGAAGTAAAAGAAGAAGATAAAAAATAAAGATATGCAAGGACAAATCACATTATCAAAGAAAGAAAGGCATTATCAGTTTTTTTATTTAATACTGATGCTTGTGACTGCCATGTTATTTTTGGGAGTCATCTTTTTAAAAGGTTTTGTATCTCCATTTTCTGATGAAGATGTAAGAGGAATTCAGAATCTTGAACAGAAAGCCGAATTTGAGCGTCATCAAAAAATTGTTATTCCTATCATGGACAGTACCTATACGATGATCACGAAGCTTACCGATGACGGTCCTCAACCATTTATAGAAAATAATATTCAATTAGGGGTTAATGACATTAACAGCTATTTTAACAGTACCGATGTTATTGATATCAGAAAAGATGCTTATCCTCAGATTGCAAAATTCTATAAAATGTACTATGATGACAAAAAAGTTATTTCAACTACTTCAGAAGACATTAAAATCTTTCAAAAGCAGGTGGATGAATGCAGAATCGGATTTAAGGATAAGCAAAATAAGCTTTATCAGCGTGAGCAGGATCTGAAAGCAAGAGTACAATAAGTAATAAATACCAGGAACTTTACATAAAACACATCACAATTACTAACTATGAATTATTTTCAAAAGAACAAGAAAAACATTATTATCGGTGTTGTTGCAACTTTGCTCATCGCAGCATTGGTTGCCCTATGGCTGCAGAAAAAAGTCATCCATTCAGCCGATGATATTGTTGGGGTAGTTTATCCGTCTTCACTGGCGGTAGGAGACACACTTTTATTCGAAGATAAGACCCAGTTTGCGAAAACCAAAAGATGGAATTTCGGAGACGGTACAACTTCAGATAAAAACAGTGGGATTCACTTCTATAATAAACCGGGGTACTATCAGGTGAGTTTGATCGTTGACAATAAGTATACGAAATCTTTCCCTGTAATGGTAAGCGCAAGAGGCGTTCAGAAAGCAAAAGATACAGCAAAAAATGCAACGACCATTGAGGCTGTAGCTCAGGCTATGCAAAATGAAAGCGTATCTTTCCGTGCCATTTCTGATGCAAAAGTGTTTGCCTGGAAATTCGGAGAAACAGGAAATACAGATTCTAAAGATAAGTTTACAATCTATTCTTACAAAAAACCCGGAGATTATGTGGTAACGCTGTACACTGAAGAATCTCAGGAGCCTATCTATCACCATATTAAGATCCTTCCGGCTTATGATGCTCTTGCAGAAGAAGAAGTTTCAGTAGAAGATTCTTACGCAAAGGTAGATAGTGATTTTAAATATCACCTGCAGCAGATTGCGAATGGAAACAGTTTCAATATGCATTACAATTACCTGTTGAGAACCTATCTGTGTAACAATGAAAACACAGTAGTAAAGGTAAATGACAGTAAAGTGAACAACTTCTACATGTATTGTGCCGGTCTTCAGTTTGACAAAAACACAGTGATTCAGACTGTGAAAGTGAACCTGGATGATAAGCAGGAGTGTGTAACTAAAGTAGAAATCAACCAAAGCAAATAATATCATCCGGTTTTACGGATGCGCCAATCATTAAAGATAAAATAGGATGAAAAATAAATTTCCTCTAGCAGCATATTATATAGGGTTATCAGTATTATTGACGAGTTGCCAGGTAAAACTGCCGTCAAAGAAAACCCCGGAGCCGTCACAGTATGGACAGGTGGATGCTTCCCCTGTCGTTAACGGGTATCCTAAAAAATCAGCGCCATGGATCGTTATTTCAGACAGATCGAGAAATACAGCTTATCTGGATAAAGATGATGAGAAATCTTACAAAGAAGTAAAATTCCTTGAACCTTTAATGGTTTTAAAACATAGAGACGGAATGGTAAAAGTAGCGGAATATGTTCCGGATGCTTTAATGAAAAAAGTTTCGTCAAAATCCATCAAAACATATGGATGGATTCCGGAATCTGACCTTCTTCTTTGGAATAACGCTTTAAAAAGTGAAAAAACAGGGTATCCTGTAAGAGTAGCCGTAGTGCCAAGTAACAGCGAAGTTATCAAAAATGCCGAAAGGTACTATAAGAATGACTCTATTATGGTGTTCAATTCACCAAGCCTTATTGAAACAGCCAATGTAAAGATTCCAAACGGACAAATTGTATATGTCTACAAACAGGCTGAAAACAACAAACGATTTTTAGTAGGTAAAAAACCTTCAATTGATATAGACAGTATCGGCAAAGGACTTTACGGATGGGTAAGTTCTAACGTGATTTCCAGCTGGGGAGAGCGTTCTGCAATTAAACTGAAAAACACAACAGGGATCAACGATTCTACATTAGGAATCTATGAAGGATATCCTGGAGGATCAGGATCAGATGCTGAAAATAAAAAAGCAGTTCTTCTTACAGATGTTAACAAAAGAACGCAGCTTGAGAATATCTTTCCTGTAAACCTTCCATTGGAACAGGCTCCAACTCCGGATTCAAAAACAAAATATTTTACCAATATCTTAGATTACAGCAAGAACTTTGTATCAAACGTATTGGGTGAACCTATTTATTTTGACCGTTACAGAGAGATCACAGAAAGAGATAAAAATATTAATATTGTTTTTGCATTGGACGTAAGCGCAGGAAATGCACCTTATGCACCTATTGTAAAATCATTATTGCAGGATCTTCAGCTTAGATTTGAAAAACCATCTTATTTTAGCAATGTTAAATATGGAGTGGTTTTATATAAAAATAATCCTTGTGGGGAAAATATTTCTGTATCAAACTTAAGTGCAGACTACAGCAAAATGACAGCGTTTATTGATCAGAAAACGAATGAGATGAACTGCGCAAGCAATAACGGGTATCAGCCGGTAGGAGAAGCTCTTACTGCAGCAGGAAACCTTCTTTCAAACGTATCTGATGAAACCAATATTGTAGTTACTGTAGGAACTTCTGCCAACCAAAGCGGAAATATGTACAGTGTGATCAGTTCACTTACTCAGGCTCAGGCAAGACTGATCATGTTCCAGACAAGTGCAAGATCATCTGATACCTATAACGATTTTGTATTGATGGCTGAAAATGTTGTTACCAATACAGCCAAAAATATTGCTGAACTTAAAAAACAAAAGATCATCAATCAGTATGATGTTCTTACTAAGAATAACTTCAGCCTGGTAGAAGGTGATGCGGGATTCTTCTCACTGGCTTACCCTAAACAGAGTATGTCTCAGGGATTTGTTATCTTCCCTAAAAAAGGTGATATTACAACTCCCGGATTCCTGAAAAAATCTGTTGACAGTCTTATTTCACAGGTTACTTTAGATAACCAGAATATTGATAAATCACTTAATGAATATTTCCATTCATCAGTGGGAGCAGGAAAAACAGATGTTGACGTAAAATATAAATATCTGTATCCGGGTCTTACCAATCCGGTATCTGCAGGAATTGCGGCACAGCTGATCAACTACGGAAGTCCATTCCTTGTAAAAGGATACATTCCAAAAGATCTGAAAGATTATACTCCTGGAATAGAAAAAGGAATTCTTATTTCTGAATCGGAATATGACAACTTAAAAGCTTTCTATACGGAAGTATACAGGAATACTAAGGCAGACCGTCCAGACTTTAATCAGGCAAGAGCAGTGAAAGAATATGTGAAGCTGCTGAAGAAATATAACCCGACTATAAAATTCCTGGATAAAGGAGCTCTTTATGAGCAGCCAATGTCTTATGCTATTGGAATGAGTACAGGATTTGATCTTTCTGAAGAAGAA is a genomic window containing:
- the tssR gene encoding type VI secretion system protein TssR domain-containing protein, with product MKNKFPLAAYYIGLSVLLTSCQVKLPSKKTPEPSQYGQVDASPVVNGYPKKSAPWIVISDRSRNTAYLDKDDEKSYKEVKFLEPLMVLKHRDGMVKVAEYVPDALMKKVSSKSIKTYGWIPESDLLLWNNALKSEKTGYPVRVAVVPSNSEVIKNAERYYKNDSIMVFNSPSLIETANVKIPNGQIVYVYKQAENNKRFLVGKKPSIDIDSIGKGLYGWVSSNVISSWGERSAIKLKNTTGINDSTLGIYEGYPGGSGSDAENKKAVLLTDVNKRTQLENIFPVNLPLEQAPTPDSKTKYFTNILDYSKNFVSNVLGEPIYFDRYREITERDKNINIVFALDVSAGNAPYAPIVKSLLQDLQLRFEKPSYFSNVKYGVVLYKNNPCGENISVSNLSADYSKMTAFIDQKTNEMNCASNNGYQPVGEALTAAGNLLSNVSDETNIVVTVGTSANQSGNMYSVISSLTQAQARLIMFQTSARSSDTYNDFVLMAENVVTNTAKNIAELKKQKIINQYDVLTKNNFSLVEGDAGFFSLAYPKQSMSQGFVIFPKKGDITTPGFLKKSVDSLISQVTLDNQNIDKSLNEYFHSSVGAGKTDVDVKYKYLYPGLTNPVSAGIAAQLINYGSPFLVKGYIPKDLKDYTPGIEKGILISESEYDNLKAFYTEVYRNTKADRPDFNQARAVKEYVKLLKKYNPTIKFLDKGALYEQPMSYAIGMSTGFDLSEEELMAKYKLKGWKKSKVVPGETVKNYFYHYKNLADRMLANRNNPAVKIQQNGQTFYWLNEYFTPSRIPTEQPEYTKH
- a CDS encoding type VI secretion system transmembrane protein TssO, translating into MQGQITLSKKERHYQFFYLILMLVTAMLFLGVIFLKGFVSPFSDEDVRGIQNLEQKAEFERHQKIVIPIMDSTYTMITKLTDDGPQPFIENNIQLGVNDINSYFNSTDVIDIRKDAYPQIAKFYKMYYDDKKVISTTSEDIKIFQKQVDECRIGFKDKQNKLYQREQDLKARVQ
- a CDS encoding PKD domain-containing protein, with amino-acid sequence MNYFQKNKKNIIIGVVATLLIAALVALWLQKKVIHSADDIVGVVYPSSLAVGDTLLFEDKTQFAKTKRWNFGDGTTSDKNSGIHFYNKPGYYQVSLIVDNKYTKSFPVMVSARGVQKAKDTAKNATTIEAVAQAMQNESVSFRAISDAKVFAWKFGETGNTDSKDKFTIYSYKKPGDYVVTLYTEESQEPIYHHIKILPAYDALAEEEVSVEDSYAKVDSDFKYHLQQIANGNSFNMHYNYLLRTYLCNNENTVVKVNDSKVNNFYMYCAGLQFDKNTVIQTVKVNLDDKQECVTKVEINQSK